A single window of Salvia splendens isolate huo1 chromosome 8, SspV2, whole genome shotgun sequence DNA harbors:
- the LOC121746045 gene encoding vacuolar protein 8-like — protein sequence MDEENSTTDHSSTLPQAILLISSLISLSHSIKVFSPKWQIIRSKFQDLLSNLTAIHNCQSAAQIPSLPPLLDSILATLCSCDGLAKQCLNLSYSGKLLMQSDLDIVSAKIDAHITTILDIYAAGLLARGDAIVVSRPSAAASMEDVRFYVVDLLSRFRIGSVEMKKQALLAFNQVIQEDERYVTVALQLDDFIGFLVNLLDGEIQQEAAKCVCLIAQIECCKSALIGAGVIAPLIRVLELGDEESKKLAATCLLSVTENSENVWSILSHGGITALLKICSGGSGVELVALACAVLKNLVGVEEVKRFVVEEGGISLFVNLAKCKEEIIKIRSVDLLQTMACNDEYVKEIIIEEGGIRALVRVFCPKSTLSTKTREMALRGIVNICCSSQNSLHLLVNYGFMDHILYFLRHGEVSVQELSLKTAFWLSGTSEEGRKVMGEAGFMPVLVKLLDSKSVEIREMAAETISSMIVVPKNRKKFVQSDQNLGLVLRMLEVNNAVNKNLLLSILTSLTSSSAAARKKIETSGYLKHIEKLAEAQFSDAKKIVRKMSSNRLGTILSGIWHS from the coding sequence ATGGATGAAGAAAACAGTACAACTGATCATTCGTCCACACTACCCCAAGCTATTCTTCTGATTTCTTCCCTGATTTctctctcccattccatcaaagtCTTCTCCCCCAAATGGCAAATCATCCGCTCCAAATTCCAAGACCTCCTCTCCAATCTCACCGCCATCCACAACTGCCAATCCGCCGCACAGATTCCATCTCTCCCGCCACTTCTAGACTCCATCTTAGCCACTCTCTGCAGCTGCGACGGCCTCGCGAAGCAGTGCCTGAACCTCTCCTACAGCGGGAAGCTGCTTATGCAGAGCGATCTCGACATCGTCTCCGCCAAAATCGACGCTCACATCACCACCATTCTCGACATCTACGCCGCGGGACTGCTCGCCCGCGGCGACGCCATCGTTGTTTCCCGGCCCAGCGCCGCCGCGTCGATGGAAGATGTCAGATTCTACGTCGTCGATTTGCTGTCGAGGTTCAGGATTGGGAGCGTTGAGATGAAGAAGCAAGCGCTCCTCGCTTTCAATCAAGTGATTCAGGAAGATGAGAGATACGTAACCGTCGCTCTGCAGCTCGATGATTTCATCGGATTTCTGGTAAACTTACTCGATGGTGAAATTCAGCAAGAGGCTGCGAAGTGTGTGTGCTTAATTGCACAGATTGAGTGTTGCAAGAGCGCATTGATTGGTGCAGGGGTGATTGCTCCTTTGATTAGGGTTCTCGAATTgggggacgaagagagtaaaaAGCTCGCCGCCACGTGTCTGCTTTCAGTAACGGAGAATTCAGAAAATGTGTGGTCTATTTTGTCACATGGAGGGATCACTGCCCTCTTGAAGATCTGTAGCGGCGGCAGCGGTGTGGAATTGGTCGCGCTGGCTTGTGCGGTGCTGAAGAATCTCGTCGGAGTCGAAGAAGTCAAAAGGTTCGTGGTGGAGGAGGGCGGGATTTCTCTATTCGTTAACCTGGCAAAGTGTAAAGAGGAAATCATCAAAATTAGGTCAGTTGATTTGCTGCAAACCATGGCTTGCAACGATGAATATGTAAAGGAAATTATCATTGAAGAAGGTGGGATTCGAGCATTAGTGAGAGTCTTCTGCCCAAAATCGACCTTATCAACGAAGACAAGAGAGATGGCATTGAGAGGGATAGTGAACATATGTTGCTCATCGCAAAATTCACTACATTTGCTGGTGAATTACGGTTTCATGGATCACATTCTCTACTTCCTCCGACACGGGGAGGTCTCCGTCCAAGAACTGTCATTGAAGACGGCGTTTTGGCTATCCGGGACTTCAGAGGAAGGGAGGAAGGTGATGGGGGAAGCAGGGTTCATGCCGGTTTTGGTGAAGCTTCTAGACTCGAAATCGGTGGAGATTCGGGAGATGGCGGCGGAGACGATATCGAGCATGATTGTGGTTCCGAAGAACAGGAAGAAGTTCGTGCAGAGCGATCAGAATCTGGGGCTGGTGCTGCGGATGCTGGAGGTGAACAATGCAGTGAACAAGAACCTGCTGCTGTCGATACTGACGTCGCTGACGAGCAGCAGCGCTGCTGCCAGGAAGAAGATTGAGACTTCCGGATACCTTAAGCACATCGAGAAGCTTGCGGAGGCTCAGTTTTCTGATGCTAAGAAAATTGTCAGAAAGATGTCTTCCAATAGATTAGGCACCATTCTCAGTGGAATCTGGCATTCTTGA